In Mesorhizobium sp. INR15, a genomic segment contains:
- a CDS encoding YbcC family protein encodes MSIAVAIETDPDACPTVKHTANGALSHAIEAAITRACGKIAPLWPLKHFVAVNPFLGFSDQSFAATTATLRRVAGIDMLMPRAFYRQALSDRVIDDRDLAVAVNALSPNSSAAMDIEELRAAAMREPVTGHRPRAVVATIAEVLDRLAKGDRQASRTAFMIDEISKWCAAYFDEGQSAWRMPSRGLPPYAAWRATMRHDRNPDTMGIRGFRSAVAAMPDDARMAIAAVVKALGIPDRAVEDYLYRALSDIGGWAGYVRYRVWDNALHGREDDTLVELLAIRLVWGYALFLERRDPAFNAAWAQAMVDAAALPADERLGDDPELVVDLMLQEAYEAAYRRRLIKRLTGHFTGHKVEAGGRRAVQAAFCIDVRSEVFRRALETVSSDVETIGFAGFFGFPIEYIPIGRSTGGAQCPVLLKPAFVVCEEVAGASYAEADKVLGLRLLRRRAAKAWKAFKLSAVSSFTYVETAGLLFVGKLIGDSAGLTRIVSDPNTDGLDRKVIGRIGPRFEPRLVDGRETGFDVEQRIAMAQAVLRAMSLTENFARLVLLTGHGSTTVNNPHASGLDCGACGGHTGEANARVAAAILNDAHVREGLAKIGIDIPHDTWFLGCLHDTTTDEVRIFGADQLQASHATDVARVREELAKASSLARAERALLLGVGKDENIDSAVKARSRDWAQVRPEWGLAGNAAFIAAPRERTRGLDLGGRAFLHDYDWRKDAGFGVLELIMTAPMVVASWINLQYYGSSVNNRAFGSGNKVLHNVVSQIGVLEGNAGDLKVGLPWQSVHDGTRFVHEPLRLNVIIDAPEEALNTIIASQEGVRQLVDNGWVHLLRLGDDTKIRRYRGSLRWEDAV; translated from the coding sequence ATGAGCATCGCCGTCGCCATCGAAACTGATCCAGACGCCTGTCCCACGGTGAAGCACACTGCGAACGGCGCTTTATCCCACGCCATCGAAGCCGCGATCACGCGCGCCTGCGGCAAGATCGCGCCACTCTGGCCGCTCAAGCACTTCGTCGCGGTCAATCCCTTTCTTGGGTTCAGCGACCAGAGTTTTGCGGCCACCACCGCGACGTTGCGCCGTGTCGCCGGCATCGACATGTTGATGCCGCGAGCCTTCTACCGACAGGCTCTAAGCGATCGCGTGATTGATGATCGCGACCTCGCTGTCGCGGTGAACGCGCTGTCCCCAAACTCCTCCGCAGCGATGGATATTGAAGAGTTGCGCGCAGCTGCCATGCGCGAGCCCGTAACCGGTCATAGGCCGCGCGCCGTTGTGGCAACCATCGCCGAGGTACTCGATCGGTTGGCCAAAGGTGATCGGCAGGCGTCGCGAACCGCCTTCATGATCGACGAAATATCCAAATGGTGCGCGGCCTACTTCGACGAGGGCCAGTCGGCCTGGCGCATGCCGTCGCGCGGGCTGCCGCCCTATGCCGCCTGGCGCGCCACGATGCGCCATGACCGCAATCCCGATACGATGGGGATCAGGGGTTTTCGTTCGGCGGTCGCCGCGATGCCCGACGATGCGCGCATGGCGATCGCCGCTGTCGTTAAGGCGCTAGGCATCCCCGATCGCGCCGTCGAGGACTATCTGTACCGCGCTCTGAGCGACATCGGTGGATGGGCGGGTTATGTCCGCTACCGCGTCTGGGACAACGCGCTCCATGGGCGCGAAGACGACACGCTGGTCGAGCTTCTGGCGATACGGCTGGTGTGGGGTTATGCCCTGTTCCTTGAGCGCAGGGATCCCGCCTTCAACGCCGCCTGGGCGCAGGCGATGGTGGATGCTGCCGCCTTGCCGGCGGATGAGCGTCTCGGCGACGACCCTGAACTGGTGGTCGATCTGATGCTGCAGGAAGCCTATGAGGCGGCCTATCGCCGCCGGCTGATCAAACGCCTCACCGGGCACTTTACCGGACACAAGGTCGAAGCAGGTGGCCGCCGCGCGGTGCAGGCGGCGTTTTGCATCGACGTGCGTTCCGAGGTTTTTCGAAGGGCTCTGGAGACTGTGTCGAGCGATGTCGAGACGATAGGCTTTGCCGGTTTCTTCGGGTTTCCGATCGAATATATCCCGATCGGCCGCTCCACTGGCGGAGCGCAATGCCCGGTCCTGCTGAAGCCCGCCTTCGTCGTCTGCGAGGAAGTAGCGGGAGCGTCTTACGCGGAGGCTGACAAGGTTCTTGGCCTACGTCTGCTGCGGCGGCGCGCCGCCAAGGCGTGGAAGGCGTTCAAGCTTTCCGCCGTCTCCTCATTTACCTATGTCGAGACGGCGGGCCTGCTGTTCGTCGGCAAGCTCATCGGCGACAGCGCCGGGCTGACCCGCATCGTCAGCGACCCCAACACCGACGGCCTTGACCGCAAAGTTATCGGGCGGATCGGACCGCGCTTCGAACCGCGCTTGGTCGATGGCCGTGAAACCGGCTTTGATGTCGAGCAGCGCATCGCGATGGCGCAAGCGGTGCTGCGGGCGATGTCGCTGACCGAGAACTTCGCTCGGCTGGTCCTCTTGACCGGTCATGGCAGCACGACGGTCAACAATCCGCATGCCTCGGGCCTTGATTGCGGAGCATGTGGCGGTCACACCGGTGAGGCCAATGCCCGTGTGGCCGCGGCGATACTCAATGACGCTCACGTCCGAGAAGGACTGGCCAAGATCGGCATCGATATTCCGCACGACACATGGTTCCTTGGTTGCCTGCACGACACGACCACCGACGAGGTCCGCATCTTTGGCGCCGATCAGCTGCAGGCGTCTCACGCGACCGATGTGGCTCGTGTCCGCGAAGAACTGGCGAAGGCGTCGTCGCTCGCGCGCGCCGAACGGGCTTTGCTGCTGGGCGTCGGCAAGGACGAGAACATCGATAGCGCGGTGAAGGCCCGCAGCCGTGACTGGGCGCAGGTTCGGCCCGAATGGGGTCTTGCCGGCAACGCCGCTTTCATCGCCGCGCCGCGGGAACGTACACGGGGCCTCGACCTCGGCGGCCGCGCCTTCCTGCATGATTATGACTGGCGCAAGGATGCCGGCTTCGGCGTCCTCGAGCTGATCATGACGGCGCCGATGGTCGTCGCCAGCTGGATCAACCTGCAATATTATGGTTCGTCGGTGAACAACCGCGCCTTCGGCAGCGGCAACAAGGTGTTGCACAATGTCGTCAGCCAAATCGGCGTGCTTGAGGGCAATGCCGGCGACCTTAAGGTCGGGCTGCCCTGGCAGTCCGTCCATGACGGCACGCGGTTCGTACACGAACCGCTGCGGCTCAATGTTATCATCGACGCGCCCGAAGAGGCCTTGAACACCATCATCGCCTCGCAAGAGGGCGTGCGTCAGCTCGTCGACAATGGCTGGGTCCATCTGTTGCGCCTCGGTGATGATACCAAGATCCGACGCTATCGCGGCAGCCTGCGATGGGAGGACGCCGTATGA
- the cysD gene encoding sulfate adenylyltransferase subunit CysD encodes MTAQLSHLARLESEAIHILREAIAEARKPVMLFSAGKDSTVLAHLALRAFFPGKPPFPLLHIDSTWEFKSLLQFRDAFAREHGFVLIVHANEDGRAAGLNPFDHGDLYTWEMRTEPLKAALDAGDYDFIFGGARRDEEKSRAKERVFSVRGVGHVWDPKQQRPELWRLYNTRLGKGQSARVFPLSNWTETDIWTYALVNDIALAPLYFAAPRPVVERAGALIVVDDETRMRPRPGERPEIRSVRFRTLGCWPVTGATESDATDLLSVVGETLAATGSERQGRIADGEDGGSLEQKKREGYF; translated from the coding sequence ATGACGGCTCAACTCTCTCACCTCGCGCGCCTCGAATCGGAGGCGATCCATATCCTGCGCGAAGCGATCGCCGAGGCCCGCAAGCCGGTGATGCTGTTTTCGGCGGGCAAGGACTCAACAGTGCTGGCGCACCTGGCGCTGCGCGCCTTCTTCCCCGGCAAGCCGCCGTTTCCCCTACTTCACATCGACTCGACCTGGGAGTTTAAATCCCTGCTCCAATTCCGCGACGCCTTCGCCCGCGAACATGGCTTCGTGTTGATCGTTCATGCCAACGAGGACGGACGCGCGGCGGGGCTCAATCCGTTCGACCATGGCGATCTCTACACGTGGGAAATGCGCACCGAGCCGCTTAAGGCCGCACTCGATGCCGGCGATTACGACTTCATCTTCGGCGGTGCGCGTCGTGACGAGGAGAAATCGCGTGCCAAGGAACGGGTTTTTTCAGTGCGTGGCGTCGGCCATGTCTGGGACCCCAAACAGCAACGTCCCGAACTCTGGCGCCTCTATAATACCCGGCTCGGCAAGGGCCAGTCGGCGCGCGTGTTTCCACTATCGAACTGGACAGAAACCGACATCTGGACCTATGCGCTTGTCAACGACATCGCGCTCGCGCCGCTCTACTTCGCGGCCCCCAGGCCCGTGGTTGAGCGCGCCGGCGCGTTGATCGTTGTCGACGACGAAACACGGATGCGACCGCGGCCCGGCGAGCGCCCCGAAATCAGAAGCGTGCGCTTTCGTACCCTCGGCTGCTGGCCGGTCACAGGGGCGACCGAGTCGGACGCGACCGACCTCCTGTCTGTCGTTGGCGAGACGCTCGCCGCAACGGGCTCCGAGCGCCAGGGAAGGATCGCCGACGGCGAGGACGGCGGCTCACTCGAGCAGAAGAAGCGCGAGGGATATTTTTGA
- a CDS encoding DUF6671 family protein: MAIVAKLYENEVAALATMHGKERVIAPLLQRALGLRVEVTPGIDTDRFGTFSHDIERSGSQLDAARAKIAAAFEISPGARVAVASEGSFGPHPQIPFVALAREIVVLKDQLNGLELIGNYAGMDTNFSHVVVKDVASAIAFAKRAGFPRQGVIVAGCVDQKPAPERALFKDIGDWIDLESAVATVIITWGAALVETDMRAHRNPTRMRTIKRATFDLVRLFRSPCPGCQRPGFTITQRLFGLPCSWCGGPTTALKATVYSCEGCGFRDERLVKAATADPGQCEECNP, translated from the coding sequence ATGGCAATCGTCGCAAAACTCTATGAAAATGAAGTTGCGGCGCTGGCAACCATGCACGGTAAGGAGCGGGTGATCGCACCATTGTTGCAGCGCGCCCTTGGATTGCGGGTCGAGGTGACGCCGGGGATCGATACCGACAGGTTCGGCACCTTCAGCCACGACATTGAGCGCAGTGGCTCACAGCTCGACGCCGCCAGGGCCAAGATTGCAGCGGCGTTCGAGATTTCGCCTGGCGCGCGTGTAGCTGTCGCCAGCGAAGGCAGCTTCGGGCCGCACCCGCAAATTCCCTTTGTCGCTCTTGCGCGCGAAATCGTGGTGCTCAAGGATCAGCTCAATGGCCTTGAACTGATCGGCAACTACGCCGGGATGGATACGAATTTCAGCCACGTCGTTGTTAAAGACGTAGCCTCTGCAATCGCCTTTGCCAAACGCGCCGGGTTTCCCCGACAGGGTGTCATTGTGGCGGGCTGCGTCGACCAGAAGCCTGCCCCGGAGCGTGCACTCTTCAAAGACATTGGCGATTGGATCGATCTCGAAAGTGCAGTGGCAACCGTGATCATCACCTGGGGCGCGGCTCTCGTCGAGACGGATATGCGCGCCCATCGTAACCCAACCCGGATGCGCACTATCAAACGCGCGACTTTCGATCTGGTGCGGCTGTTCCGTAGCCCCTGCCCCGGTTGCCAGAGGCCTGGATTTACCATCACGCAAAGGCTGTTCGGCCTGCCCTGTTCATGGTGTGGAGGCCCGACGACCGCCCTGAAAGCAACCGTCTACTCCTGTGAAGGCTGTGGCTTTCGGGATGAGCGGCTGGTTAAAGCGGCGACTGCGGACCCGGGTCAATGCGAGGAGTGCAATCCGTGA
- a CDS encoding IS66 family transposase, whose product MLAAERAENERLRQIIKELQRHRFGRRAESLPVDQLLLGLEEAEQIEAEGFAAEDTADTAKREARARKRRANRGSLPAHLPRIEQIIDIPDKICPCCNGMLHVMGEDRSERLDIVPAQFRVIVTRRPKYACRSCEEVVVQAPALPRLVEGGIPTEATVAHVLVSKYADHLPLYRQSQIYARQSVNLDRSTLADWVGKAAFLLRPIHERLFERLKASGKLFADETTAPVLDPGRGRTKTGQLFAYARDDRPWGGVDPPGVAYLYAPDRKAEQPLRHLQGFVGILQVDGYAGYKALAERNAVSLAFCWAHVRRRFYELAKSGPAPIATEALQRIAELYKIESEIRGRPPEERRTARQERSRPIIDALQPWLREKLALVSQKSKLAEAIRYPLARWAGLAHFLDDGRVEIDSNVVERAIRPIALNRKNALFAGSDGGGEQWATIASLIETCKLNRVDPYAYLADVITRIVDGHPQNKLDDLLPWAYASALLKAVA is encoded by the coding sequence ATGCTCGCGGCGGAGCGCGCCGAGAACGAGCGGCTGCGCCAGATCATCAAGGAACTGCAGCGCCACCGCTTCGGCCGCAGGGCAGAGAGCCTGCCGGTCGACCAGCTGCTGCTGGGCCTGGAGGAGGCCGAGCAGATCGAGGCTGAAGGCTTCGCCGCGGAGGACACCGCCGATACTGCCAAGCGCGAGGCTCGCGCCAGGAAGCGCCGCGCCAACCGTGGATCACTGCCCGCGCATCTGCCGCGTATCGAGCAGATCATCGACATTCCCGACAAGATCTGCCCGTGCTGCAATGGAATGCTGCATGTCATGGGCGAGGATCGCTCCGAGCGCCTCGACATCGTGCCGGCCCAATTCCGCGTCATCGTCACGCGCCGCCCGAAATACGCCTGCCGAAGCTGCGAGGAGGTCGTGGTTCAGGCGCCGGCTCTGCCGCGGCTCGTCGAGGGCGGCATCCCGACCGAGGCGACGGTGGCCCATGTTCTCGTATCGAAATACGCCGACCATCTTCCGCTCTACCGCCAGTCCCAGATCTATGCCCGCCAGAGCGTCAATCTCGACCGCTCGACGCTCGCCGACTGGGTCGGCAAGGCGGCCTTCCTGCTTCGGCCGATCCATGAGCGACTGTTCGAGCGACTGAAGGCGTCGGGCAAGCTCTTCGCCGACGAGACGACGGCGCCGGTGCTCGATCCCGGCCGCGGCCGCACGAAGACTGGCCAGTTGTTCGCCTATGCGCGCGACGATCGCCCCTGGGGCGGGGTCGATCCGCCCGGCGTCGCCTATCTCTATGCGCCCGACCGCAAGGCCGAGCAGCCATTGCGGCACCTTCAGGGCTTCGTCGGAATCCTGCAAGTCGACGGCTATGCCGGATACAAGGCGTTGGCCGAGCGAAATGCCGTGAGCCTGGCGTTCTGCTGGGCGCATGTCCGTCGCCGCTTCTACGAACTGGCCAAGTCCGGCCCCGCGCCGATCGCGACAGAGGCGCTCCAGCGTATCGCCGAACTCTACAAGATCGAGAGCGAGATACGGGGACGCCCGCCCGAAGAGCGGCGAACCGCGCGCCAGGAGAGAAGCCGCCCCATCATCGATGCCCTCCAGCCTTGGCTGCGCGAGAAACTCGCCCTGGTCAGCCAGAAGAGTAAGCTCGCCGAAGCGATCCGCTACCCCCTCGCGCGCTGGGCCGGGCTCGCCCACTTCCTCGACGACGGCCGCGTCGAGATCGACTCCAACGTCGTCGAACGGGCGATCAGGCCGATCGCCCTCAATCGGAAGAATGCGCTCTTCGCTGGCTCCGACGGCGGCGGTGAGCAATGGGCGACAATCGCCTCGCTCATCGAGACCTGCAAACTCAACCGCGTTGATCCGTACGCCTACCTCGCCGACGTCATAACCCGCATCGTCGACGGCCACCCTCAGAACAAGCTCGACGACCTGCTGCCATGGGCCTATGCCTCCGCGCTACTCAAGGCCGTGGCCTGA
- the tnpB gene encoding IS66 family insertion sequence element accessory protein TnpB (TnpB, as the term is used for proteins encoded by IS66 family insertion elements, is considered an accessory protein, since TnpC, encoded by a neighboring gene, is a DDE family transposase.), protein MIGPTGVVKVMVATRPVDFRKGAEGLAALVRETMGAEPFSGAIYVFRAKRADRIKLVYFDGTGVCLLAKRLEDGRFCWPAITDGVVRLTAAQLQALLEGLDWRRVHDARETRAPIAAS, encoded by the coding sequence GTGATCGGGCCGACGGGTGTGGTCAAGGTGATGGTGGCGACGAGACCGGTCGACTTCCGCAAGGGGGCCGAGGGACTGGCGGCTCTGGTGCGCGAGACGATGGGCGCCGAACCGTTCTCCGGGGCGATCTACGTCTTCAGGGCCAAGCGCGCCGACCGGATCAAACTGGTCTACTTCGACGGCACCGGCGTGTGCCTGCTGGCGAAGCGTCTGGAGGACGGGAGGTTCTGCTGGCCTGCCATCACCGATGGCGTGGTCAGGCTGACGGCGGCGCAGTTGCAGGCGCTGCTGGAAGGGTTGGATTGGCGGCGCGTGCATGACGCTCGCGAGACACGCGCGCCGATCGCGGCAAGTTGA
- a CDS encoding transposase has translation MSGLDHRLEPEGKIRRFEVINGAMGRRRWSADERARILEETFVPGAVVSAVARLHGLTPQQLFTWRRAARTQLEAEAPPGFVPAVVVAPEPMAAKEPRRRAPRRCVAAIELEASGVTVRIGDGTSPATIAAVIRALKVPS, from the coding sequence GTGTCTGGACTTGACCATAGACTTGAGCCGGAGGGCAAAATCCGGCGCTTTGAAGTTATCAACGGTGCGATGGGCCGTCGGCGCTGGTCGGCCGATGAGCGGGCGCGAATCCTGGAGGAGACATTTGTGCCGGGCGCTGTGGTGTCGGCAGTGGCGCGCCTGCACGGTCTGACGCCGCAGCAGCTGTTCACCTGGCGGCGCGCGGCGCGCACGCAATTGGAGGCTGAGGCGCCACCCGGCTTTGTGCCCGCGGTCGTGGTCGCGCCCGAGCCGATGGCGGCGAAGGAGCCGAGGCGGCGAGCGCCACGGCGATGTGTTGCGGCGATCGAACTGGAGGCGTCGGGCGTCACGGTGAGGATCGGCGACGGCACATCGCCGGCCACGATCGCGGCGGTGATCCGCGCACTGAAGGTCCCGTCGTGA
- a CDS encoding DUF4360 domain-containing protein: protein MSVSLFWRRLKPAVSGLEENQLLMASGRVLLPVCLLFLAVSGASGQEICAASVPTVTPDGATASVFFDSFSVSAGSGGVSTGSRTCGVVIPVQLPSDSVGIYKIDYRGGVELAAAQIAHFTVTPAIGSVLGVTFQGDNHGDFVLTQLVGSGRDNALILNLVLVLEAQQLGDAFAGLDSADVTTIDYARFSSIKTSIDKLAAERSSVAAHLGGTADLLLGFLAPVQGENDATLLASGGSPMIGASGHYAIDDGFSLLAGAAYVHQSAGGADANGPLLAGALRYVQPGTNSVRPFAEGGMWGAPEVTMHLSRQYQNRAGAVESGGDASGSALGIYARAGVIYTPNAANELSISGGLEQGWLRVGSYAETGRSGNLFTARIGNSTSSTTSVKVTAAWTTSGLSGLDLTLSAALGRTLGSGRPVSANVDWVGPVEGRAGDFTFVEYGARVGLKFSSRAKVDAFVFGTAGQKIGTNVQYGAALRLGF, encoded by the coding sequence ATGTCAGTGAGCCTGTTTTGGAGGCGGCTGAAACCAGCCGTCTCCGGCCTTGAGGAGAATCAGCTTTTGATGGCGTCTGGTCGCGTACTTCTTCCTGTGTGCCTACTTTTTCTGGCTGTCAGCGGAGCATCGGGACAAGAAATCTGCGCTGCCAGTGTGCCGACGGTGACCCCCGACGGCGCCACTGCTAGCGTTTTCTTCGATAGTTTTTCTGTGTCCGCAGGGAGCGGCGGGGTGTCCACTGGTTCTCGCACCTGCGGTGTCGTCATCCCTGTCCAACTGCCGTCAGACAGCGTCGGCATCTACAAGATCGACTATCGCGGCGGCGTAGAACTGGCCGCCGCGCAGATCGCGCACTTCACGGTTACGCCAGCGATCGGCTCGGTGCTCGGCGTCACATTCCAGGGTGACAATCATGGCGATTTCGTTTTGACGCAATTGGTTGGATCGGGGCGAGATAATGCGCTGATCTTGAATCTAGTGCTTGTTCTTGAAGCGCAGCAACTGGGCGACGCCTTTGCTGGTCTCGATTCGGCCGATGTTACCACCATCGACTACGCGCGTTTTTCATCGATCAAAACATCGATCGACAAGCTTGCCGCAGAGCGTTCGTCGGTGGCGGCCCATCTGGGCGGAACCGCCGATTTGCTGCTGGGTTTTTTGGCGCCGGTGCAAGGAGAGAATGACGCGACCCTGCTAGCAAGCGGCGGCTCACCCATGATCGGCGCCAGTGGTCACTATGCGATCGATGACGGCTTCAGCCTGCTGGCGGGCGCTGCCTACGTTCATCAGTCCGCTGGCGGCGCCGACGCAAACGGTCCCTTGCTTGCCGGCGCGCTGCGCTATGTGCAACCAGGGACAAACTCCGTTCGTCCGTTCGCGGAGGGAGGCATGTGGGGCGCACCCGAGGTCACTATGCACTTGTCACGACAATACCAAAATCGCGCCGGCGCAGTCGAAAGTGGTGGCGATGCTTCGGGGAGCGCATTAGGAATCTACGCACGAGCAGGCGTTATTTACACGCCCAATGCAGCCAACGAACTCTCTATTTCAGGAGGGTTGGAGCAAGGCTGGCTGCGGGTTGGCTCTTATGCCGAAACCGGCCGCTCTGGTAACCTGTTTACCGCGCGCATCGGCAACAGCACATCAAGCACCACATCGGTGAAAGTTACCGCAGCCTGGACCACTTCGGGTTTGAGCGGGCTCGACCTGACGCTCTCCGCAGCACTCGGCCGGACCCTTGGGAGCGGCAGGCCCGTCTCCGCGAACGTGGACTGGGTCGGCCCGGTGGAAGGGCGGGCCGGCGATTTCACGTTTGTCGAATATGGCGCGCGAGTCGGCTTGAAATTTTCCTCTCGCGCGAAAGTCGATGCATTCGTGTTCGGTACGGCCGGCCAAAAGATCGGCACGAATGTGCAGTATGGCGCCGCTCTTAGGCTGGGCTTCTGA
- a CDS encoding DUF4360 domain-containing protein, producing MKKTVFLLCAMGMMTSLAHADDIALGVPGYGGSGCPEGSVSATLSPDSKSLSLLYDQYQLAVGGTSGKSFDRKSCNVAIPVHVPQGRSISVLAVDYRGFNHLPKGATSQFNVEYFFAGGRGPAFRQNFSGVLDKDYTISNQLVADALVWSGCGVDVNLRTNSSMRLKTVQNQEALSTVDTEDVNAAIVYHLQWRACQ from the coding sequence ATGAAAAAGACAGTCTTCTTGTTGTGCGCGATGGGGATGATGACGTCCCTCGCGCATGCCGACGACATTGCTCTCGGGGTCCCTGGATACGGTGGTAGCGGATGCCCAGAGGGCAGCGTTTCTGCAACTCTTAGCCCAGATTCCAAGTCGTTAAGCCTGCTTTATGATCAGTACCAGCTCGCAGTTGGTGGCACCTCAGGCAAATCGTTTGACCGCAAAAGCTGCAACGTCGCCATACCTGTCCACGTGCCGCAAGGCCGGAGCATTTCCGTCCTGGCTGTCGACTATCGTGGTTTCAATCACCTGCCGAAGGGCGCCACGTCGCAATTCAACGTCGAGTACTTCTTTGCCGGTGGTCGCGGTCCGGCCTTCAGGCAGAACTTCAGTGGCGTGCTAGACAAGGACTACACAATCTCCAACCAGTTGGTAGCCGATGCGCTTGTCTGGTCGGGCTGCGGCGTGGACGTCAACCTGCGCACCAATTCCAGCATGCGGCTGAAAACGGTCCAGAATCAGGAAGCCCTGTCGACCGTCGACACCGAGGACGTCAATGCAGCGATCGTGTATCACTTGCAGTGGCGTGCATGTCAGTGA
- a CDS encoding host attachment protein — MDIPKGGTVAVADGERLNLLRNSGDEANPKLTALEAEDVSNENKGSGARHQSSSANPDSSQIEEDSFASGTAELLNRQVLGGQIANLIIIAAPRTLGELRKHYHQKLSAALIGEIPKDLTGHSAQEIEKQLPAHRRMSGTTKDLHRA, encoded by the coding sequence ATGGATATTCCCAAGGGAGGGACCGTTGCCGTAGCTGATGGCGAGAGGCTCAACTTGCTTCGCAACTCAGGAGACGAAGCCAATCCAAAGCTAACAGCTTTGGAGGCTGAAGACGTGTCAAATGAGAACAAGGGGTCCGGCGCGCGTCATCAAAGCAGCTCCGCCAATCCAGACAGCAGTCAAATCGAGGAAGACAGTTTCGCATCTGGAACTGCCGAACTGCTCAACCGACAGGTTCTGGGCGGGCAAATCGCTAATCTGATCATCATCGCCGCGCCTCGAACGCTTGGCGAACTGCGCAAGCACTATCATCAGAAACTATCGGCGGCGCTTATTGGCGAAATCCCTAAGGACCTCACGGGCCATTCGGCCCAGGAGATCGAAAAGCAGTTGCCAGCGCATAGACGGATGTCTGGCACGACCAAAGATTTGCATCGCGCCTAA
- a CDS encoding DUF3991 domain-containing protein: protein MEKNEVEELRGRVQCAAVLEKAGFAIDLKESTRKAVKYRRGEDMIIVIHDGKGWFDARSDVKGDVFSLVEHLDDIGFAEVLQRVSELIGLVPREAVWTRQPREREPVLGIPGRWRARRKPWRGSMSWRYLHDERGLPETVLRAAIQEDRLREGPRGSMWAAHVDDDGDFERLKPARECVPSKAPNIVLHADLRKVPSEHRLPLIQRYVRERIRSRIRLSSRANRRGRRMVLSPSACQLERRAWPSKKR from the coding sequence ATGGAAAAGAACGAAGTGGAAGAACTACGGGGCCGAGTGCAATGCGCGGCCGTGCTCGAGAAGGCCGGATTTGCGATTGATCTGAAGGAGAGCACACGCAAGGCTGTCAAATACCGGCGAGGTGAAGACATGATCATCGTGATCCATGACGGCAAGGGCTGGTTCGATGCTCGCTCCGACGTCAAGGGCGACGTGTTCTCACTTGTCGAGCATCTCGATGACATCGGCTTCGCAGAGGTGCTGCAGCGGGTTTCGGAACTGATAGGCTTAGTGCCGAGGGAAGCGGTCTGGACGCGCCAGCCCCGCGAGCGAGAGCCCGTTCTCGGAATTCCCGGTCGCTGGCGCGCGCGGCGCAAGCCGTGGCGAGGCTCCATGAGTTGGCGCTATCTGCACGACGAACGTGGTCTTCCGGAGACGGTCCTCCGCGCCGCGATCCAGGAGGATCGGCTACGCGAAGGGCCTCGCGGCAGCATGTGGGCGGCACATGTCGATGATGACGGCGACTTCGAGCGGCTGAAGCCAGCCCGGGAGTGTGTTCCCTCAAAGGCTCCCAACATCGTCCTTCACGCCGACCTCCGAAAGGTGCCGTCGGAACATCGCTTACCTTTGATACAGCGGTATGTGCGCGAAAGAATAAGGTCACGTATCCGATTGAGCTCACGTGCCAATCGGCGAGGTAGGCGGATGGTCTTATCTCCGTCTGCCTGCCAGCTTGAACGCCGAGCCTGGCCAAGCAAAAAACGCTAA